A genomic region of Desulfosarcina ovata subsp. ovata contains the following coding sequences:
- a CDS encoding GNAT family N-acetyltransferase, with product MHQQIPIRRGQGFVCRQTPSPAHAGNITPSHYAMELNDVFGDAIYTCRLQLRRIRETDLPLLLTWSNCQEAFGPYLTPERQNAERLKEQFATNLFWNRHDKTLLIETRNPVRPIGTIHYWLKPDQLGCAVVAVKIATAEQRGCGYGTEAQKFLIIQLFDQVGVTQVEMYTDIDNKAQQRCLAKLGFSVDRSLTYGDHGVTRTGHLYRLTRKAFQRAAIYRYHYE from the coding sequence ATGCATCAGCAAATTCCCATCCGCCGAGGCCAAGGTTTCGTGTGCCGGCAGACTCCATCGCCGGCACATGCCGGAAATATCACCCCCAGCCATTACGCCATGGAGTTGAATGACGTGTTTGGAGACGCCATCTACACATGCCGGCTTCAACTGCGCCGGATCAGGGAAACGGATCTCCCACTGCTTCTCACCTGGAGCAATTGCCAGGAGGCATTCGGGCCATACCTGACCCCTGAACGTCAGAATGCCGAACGGTTGAAGGAGCAGTTTGCCACAAACCTTTTCTGGAATCGCCACGACAAAACCCTGTTGATTGAAACACGGAATCCGGTCCGTCCCATCGGAACCATTCATTATTGGTTAAAACCGGATCAGCTGGGGTGTGCGGTTGTCGCGGTAAAAATTGCCACGGCGGAACAGAGGGGTTGCGGTTATGGCACCGAGGCGCAGAAGTTCCTGATCATTCAGCTCTTTGACCAGGTCGGCGTCACACAGGTGGAAATGTACACGGACATCGACAATAAAGCCCAGCAGCGCTGCCTGGCCAAACTCGGATTTAGCGTCGATCGGTCGCTGACCTATGGTGACCACGGTGTCACACGGACCGGCCACCTGTACCGGCTGACCCGGAAGGCATTCCAAAGGGCTGCCATATACAGGTACCACTATGAGTAA
- a CDS encoding histone deacetylase, with amino-acid sequence MSNKPGVVLDRRLFRHVANRHSPENPERLRSLYRILESETQRNRFEHIEARSADLAAVQAVHSRFYLDQIEEYARSTDPFAYDRDTYVMPATLDCALLAAGSCLELARAVMNADVNSGFALIRPPGHHAEPGRGMGFCVLNNVAITAAWLRQTYGLSRIMVIDFDVHHGNGNQEAFYNSNEVLVFSIHQNDLFPFSGSASDLGEETGLGYTVNVPVFAQYGDVEYTYLAGRILQALAEQYLPQIILVSAGFDGHVDDPISKTCLSTGWFATVTRLVRQLAATYCDGRLLMILEGGYNPASLEPSVLAVLEALGETNPRRVGILPSERAARLISDHPARQFWTF; translated from the coding sequence ATGAGTAACAAGCCGGGTGTTGTCCTGGACCGTCGCCTCTTCAGACACGTGGCCAACCGGCACTCACCGGAAAACCCGGAACGGCTGAGGTCGCTTTACCGGATCCTGGAATCTGAAACCCAGCGCAACCGCTTCGAACACATTGAGGCCAGAAGTGCCGACCTTGCGGCGGTGCAGGCGGTCCATTCACGGTTTTACCTGGATCAGATCGAGGAGTATGCCCGATCGACCGACCCCTTTGCCTATGATCGGGACACCTATGTGATGCCCGCGACCCTGGACTGTGCCCTTCTGGCGGCCGGCAGTTGCCTTGAACTGGCCCGAGCGGTCATGAACGCGGACGTAAACAGTGGCTTCGCATTGATCCGCCCACCGGGTCATCATGCCGAACCGGGCCGGGGAATGGGATTCTGTGTGCTCAACAACGTGGCCATCACCGCCGCATGGCTCCGCCAGACCTACGGCCTGAGTCGGATCATGGTCATTGATTTCGATGTCCATCACGGTAACGGCAATCAGGAGGCCTTCTACAATTCCAACGAAGTCCTCGTTTTTTCGATCCACCAAAACGACCTGTTCCCCTTCAGCGGGTCAGCATCGGACCTGGGCGAGGAGACCGGCCTGGGCTACACGGTCAATGTCCCGGTTTTCGCCCAGTACGGCGATGTCGAATACACCTATCTGGCCGGCCGGATTCTGCAAGCCCTGGCAGAACAGTACCTGCCACAGATCATACTTGTCTCGGCCGGATTCGACGGCCACGTTGACGACCCCATCAGCAAAACCTGTTTAAGCACCGGTTGGTTCGCCACGGTCACGCGGCTGGTCCGTCAGTTGGCCGCCACCTATTGTGACGGCCGTCTGCTGATGATCCTGGAAGGCGGTTACAACCCGGCGTCCCTGGAGCCATCGGTGCTGGCCGTCCTGGAGGCTTTGGGCGAAACGAATCCGCGGCGGGTCGGGATACTGCCCTCCGAACGGGCCGCCCGGCTGATCAGCGATCATCCTGCCAGGCAGTTCTGGACCTTCTAA
- a CDS encoding YkgJ family cysteine cluster protein produces the protein MEKSSSVDASALKTLFQDCRQCGSCCKNYRKIVLQPDEVDFIRKMGGHVGVDASLSELRQRSLQELIETAKAEGKVYMIHPDDKGCIFLEKRNDKYYCKIYHHRPRTCRGFRCNMADSTFLDIFGRDATALLGIDAYGLPLK, from the coding sequence ATGGAAAAATCATCGTCAGTGGATGCGAGCGCGCTGAAGACCCTGTTCCAAGACTGTCGGCAATGCGGTTCCTGCTGTAAAAATTACCGTAAAATCGTCCTTCAGCCTGACGAAGTGGATTTCATTCGCAAGATGGGCGGCCATGTGGGCGTCGATGCCTCCCTGTCCGAACTCCGTCAGCGCTCCTTGCAGGAATTGATCGAAACGGCAAAGGCAGAAGGGAAAGTCTACATGATCCACCCCGACGACAAGGGATGCATCTTTCTTGAAAAGCGCAACGACAAGTACTACTGCAAAATCTATCACCACCGACCGCGCACCTGCCGGGGGTTCCGCTGTAATATGGCCGACAGCACCTTCCTGGATATCTTCGGACGCGATGCCACCGCCCTTCTGGGCATTGATGCGTATGGACTGCCGCTGAAATAG
- a CDS encoding 4'-phosphopantetheinyl transferase family protein codes for MAALTTLYPVILPVSAAHQAQDRRERVKTLSRLAREALSRSCEISTFHLATFPKNSDGVPLPVDGIYWSLSHKTEVVGGVAAPTPVGIDLETIRPVNEALLARVADPQEWSQTDGDPQKNFFRFWTAKEAVLKAVGKGFAGLSRCRVNEVIDDTRMILTFDNIPWPVLHHWFGNHVAAITAIDFKIDWQMMR; via the coding sequence ATGGCTGCGTTAACGACCCTCTATCCGGTGATCCTGCCGGTTTCTGCGGCCCACCAAGCGCAGGACCGCCGTGAGCGGGTCAAAACCCTGAGTCGTCTCGCCCGCGAGGCGCTGAGCCGGTCCTGTGAGATCAGTACGTTTCACCTGGCCACCTTTCCCAAAAATTCCGATGGGGTGCCGCTACCGGTGGATGGCATCTACTGGTCCCTGAGCCACAAAACAGAGGTGGTTGGCGGCGTTGCTGCACCAACGCCGGTGGGAATCGATCTGGAGACCATCCGGCCGGTGAATGAGGCCCTGCTGGCCCGGGTGGCCGACCCGCAGGAGTGGAGCCAAACCGATGGCGATCCCCAGAAGAATTTCTTCCGTTTCTGGACCGCCAAGGAGGCCGTGCTCAAGGCGGTGGGCAAGGGGTTCGCCGGCCTATCGCGCTGCCGGGTGAATGAGGTGATCGATGACACCCGCATGATATTGACCTTTGACAATATCCCCTGGCCGGTATTGCATCATTGGTTCGGCAACCACGTCGCCGCCATCACGGCAATCGATTTCAAGATCGACTGGCAGATGATGCGGTAA
- the rsmI gene encoding 16S rRNA (cytidine(1402)-2'-O)-methyltransferase, producing MPSALPTDDRPVTGCASGLYIVATPIGNLEDITLRAIRILGGVDLIAAEDTRHTTKLLSHYDIHTPLISCHEHNEQQRTAELIEKIRSGASVALVSDAGTPSVSDPGYRLVCAAVEAGLDIFPVPGVSAAITALCASGLPTDRFVFVGFAPRKKGRRLELLQSLAADDRTLVFYESPRRIMAFLIELQSVMGDRPAVLAREMTKLHEEFIRGPFSRIMEVLRPRPEVKGECTILVAGAPPSRPIDTDALGDLLRERLARPDARISSISKELAGLHQLPRKRVYELALRIQKEIRNESEES from the coding sequence ATGCCTTCAGCCTTGCCTACGGATGATCGCCCGGTAACCGGTTGCGCCAGCGGCCTTTACATTGTGGCCACCCCCATCGGAAACCTGGAGGACATCACCCTGCGGGCCATTCGCATTCTGGGTGGCGTGGACCTGATCGCCGCCGAGGACACCCGGCACACCACAAAACTGCTCTCCCATTATGACATCCATACCCCCCTGATTTCCTGCCATGAACATAACGAGCAGCAGCGCACGGCCGAGTTGATCGAAAAGATCCGCTCCGGTGCCTCCGTTGCGCTAGTCTCCGATGCGGGGACACCATCGGTCTCCGATCCCGGTTATCGACTGGTGTGTGCCGCCGTCGAGGCCGGGCTGGATATTTTTCCCGTTCCGGGGGTGTCGGCGGCCATTACGGCCCTCTGTGCATCCGGCCTGCCCACCGACCGGTTTGTGTTCGTCGGTTTTGCGCCCAGGAAAAAAGGCCGGCGTCTGGAACTGCTGCAATCCCTGGCCGCCGATGACCGAACCCTGGTATTTTACGAATCCCCCCGACGGATCATGGCTTTCCTGATTGAGCTGCAATCGGTGATGGGGGACCGACCGGCCGTTCTGGCCCGTGAGATGACCAAACTGCACGAAGAATTCATTCGTGGACCGTTTTCCCGGATTATGGAGGTGCTGAGGCCTCGTCCGGAGGTTAAAGGGGAGTGTACGATTCTGGTGGCCGGTGCCCCGCCTTCCCGGCCAATCGATACCGACGCCCTCGGCGATCTTTTGCGTGAACGGTTGGCTCGGCCGGACGCACGCATATCCAGCATTTCCAAAGAACTGGCCGGCCTCCACCAACTGCCGCGCAAGCGGGTTTATGAACTGGCCCTGCGCATTCAGAAGGAAATCCGGAACGAAAGTGAGGAATCGTGA
- a CDS encoding YraN family protein — protein sequence MLNRQQQFGKKSERLAAEYLKLNGYRILETNYRTRQGEIDIIAREKGTIVFVEVKARSSRSFGNPKGAVTPAKQRKISMAALEYLKQSGQTGASARFDVVAIDTAAGTTDIEVVKNAFSLAYG from the coding sequence ATGCTCAACCGTCAGCAACAATTCGGAAAAAAAAGTGAACGGCTGGCGGCGGAATATCTCAAGCTCAATGGGTATCGCATCCTCGAAACCAACTACCGGACCCGGCAGGGGGAAATCGACATCATTGCCAGGGAGAAGGGCACGATTGTCTTTGTGGAGGTAAAGGCCCGCAGTTCGAGGAGTTTCGGCAATCCCAAAGGGGCGGTGACACCGGCAAAACAACGCAAGATCTCCATGGCTGCCCTGGAGTACCTGAAACAGTCCGGGCAGACCGGCGCAAGTGCGCGCTTCGACGTGGTCGCCATCGACACAGCCGCCGGCACAACCGATATCGAGGTGGTGAAAAATGCCTTCAGCCTTGCCTACGGATGA
- a CDS encoding ribonuclease HII has protein sequence MKSDLWVFEIEAQKMGHRCIAGIDEAGRGPLAGPVVSAAVILPENADLPGIDDSKKLTPTRRNRLYDRLYGVARAIGVGVVDAAEIDRANILQATLRSMAMAVANLCPQPDCLLIDGIFPIATDLPQKTIKKGDSRSISIAAASIVAKVTRDRIMTQVDLLFPEFGFSRHKGYPTQSHRAAIAQYGCSPIHRRTFKGVREHILKGSSHH, from the coding sequence ATGAAATCAGACCTGTGGGTATTTGAGATCGAGGCACAGAAAATGGGCCACAGGTGCATCGCCGGTATCGATGAGGCCGGCCGGGGTCCCCTGGCCGGCCCTGTCGTTTCAGCGGCCGTGATTCTTCCTGAGAATGCTGATCTTCCGGGAATCGACGACTCCAAAAAATTGACCCCGACCCGGCGCAACCGCCTTTATGATCGCCTTTACGGTGTCGCCCGGGCAATCGGAGTCGGGGTGGTGGATGCTGCTGAAATCGATCGGGCCAACATTTTACAGGCCACGTTGCGATCCATGGCCATGGCCGTTGCCAACTTGTGTCCTCAGCCGGATTGCCTGCTCATTGACGGGATTTTTCCGATCGCCACGGATCTGCCCCAGAAAACCATCAAAAAAGGGGATTCCCGGAGCATCTCCATCGCTGCGGCGTCGATCGTGGCCAAAGTCACCCGGGACCGGATTATGACCCAGGTGGACCTCCTGTTCCCTGAATTCGGTTTCAGCCGGCACAAGGGCTATCCCACCCAAAGCCATCGTGCGGCCATTGCCCAATACGGATGCAGTCCCATCCACCGGCGGACATTCAAAGGGGTGCGGGAGCACATCTTAAAGGGATCCAGCCATCATTAA
- a CDS encoding RNA methyltransferase codes for MTDCLGSRLYVALVHYPVIDKNGATIASAVTNLDLHDIARACRTYGVAGYFVITPLEDQMVLVQRILDHWTIGAGGTYNPKRRQALELVRVRATFDAAVDQISGAHGQRPCVVATTARRDSGNLSCHGLREMLAGSAVPVLLALGTAWGLCGSFIDAADYVLEPLKGTCEYNHLSVRSAAAIILDRLLGE; via the coding sequence TTGACAGACTGCTTGGGTAGCCGCTTATACGTTGCGCTGGTTCATTATCCGGTGATCGACAAAAACGGGGCGACCATTGCCTCGGCGGTAACCAATCTGGACCTGCACGATATCGCTCGGGCATGCCGGACATACGGTGTTGCGGGGTATTTCGTCATTACGCCCCTGGAGGACCAGATGGTGCTGGTCCAGCGGATTCTCGACCACTGGACCATTGGTGCGGGGGGGACGTATAACCCCAAAAGGCGTCAGGCCCTGGAGCTGGTACGCGTCCGGGCCACCTTTGACGCGGCGGTTGACCAGATCTCCGGGGCGCATGGTCAGCGGCCCTGTGTCGTGGCCACTACGGCCAGGCGGGATTCGGGAAACCTGAGTTGCCATGGCCTGCGTGAAATGCTTGCCGGTTCGGCGGTGCCGGTGCTGCTTGCCCTGGGAACGGCCTGGGGGCTTTGTGGCAGCTTTATTGACGCCGCCGATTACGTTCTGGAACCGCTGAAAGGAACATGCGAATATAATCATCTGTCGGTGCGGTCCGCTGCGGCAATTATCCTGGACCGGCTGCTGGGTGAATGA
- the trmD gene encoding tRNA (guanosine(37)-N1)-methyltransferase TrmD: MKVCVLTLFPELFDPFWAHGIIRRAVQAERLIPRTINIRDHAQGRHRVTDDRPYGGGCGMVMKPEPLTAALADARAGLPAATTLLLSPQGKPFDQAAAQSLAGAEELILVCGRYEGVDERFIDAHVDAEVSIGDFVLTGGELGAMVVIDAVTRLIPGVLGNAESAGNDTFSDGLVEYAHYTRPATFDDRAVPEVLQSGNHQSIARWRHETALIRTALKRPDLLHGRDFSAEERAILMKWRRNLDRLLG; this comes from the coding sequence ATGAAGGTCTGTGTGCTCACGCTTTTTCCCGAACTGTTCGATCCGTTCTGGGCACACGGCATCATTCGACGGGCGGTTCAGGCAGAGCGGCTGATTCCCCGGACCATCAACATCCGTGACCATGCCCAAGGGCGCCACCGGGTGACCGATGACCGGCCTTACGGGGGCGGTTGCGGAATGGTGATGAAACCGGAACCCCTCACCGCTGCGCTGGCCGACGCCCGGGCCGGATTGCCGGCGGCAACCACCCTGCTGCTTTCACCCCAGGGAAAACCCTTTGACCAGGCGGCGGCCCAATCGCTGGCAGGGGCGGAAGAACTGATTCTGGTTTGTGGCCGCTATGAGGGGGTGGATGAGCGTTTCATCGATGCCCATGTGGACGCAGAAGTCTCCATTGGCGATTTTGTGCTGACCGGTGGCGAACTGGGGGCCATGGTGGTGATCGATGCGGTGACCCGGCTGATTCCCGGGGTGCTGGGTAATGCCGAATCGGCCGGCAACGATACGTTCAGTGACGGACTGGTGGAATATGCCCATTATACGCGGCCGGCGACATTCGACGACCGGGCCGTGCCCGAGGTGCTGCAGTCCGGAAACCACCAGTCCATCGCCCGGTGGCGGCATGAGACCGCCCTGATCCGGACGGCATTGAAACGGCCGGATCTGTTGCACGGGCGGGATTTTTCAGCCGAGGAACGGGCGATACTGATGAAATGGCGGCGGAACCTTGACAGACTGCTTGGGTAG
- the rimM gene encoding ribosome maturation factor RimM (Essential for efficient processing of 16S rRNA), which yields MKSSSKSKGVDDFILIGRVTGAHGIRGGVKIHSYAESMALFAPGEDLRLTMPDGAVRTLTIQWAHPHGRGIRLGLERVTDRDQAESLAGASLFVPRTRLPELDDDTYYWFELVGLSVYDTDGRLLGRLDEVIPTPANDVYVVKGQIAGQSNEMLIPAIGSVVRSIDLERQTMLVDLPEGL from the coding sequence TTGAAATCATCGAGTAAATCGAAGGGCGTGGACGATTTCATCCTCATTGGCCGGGTAACCGGCGCCCATGGCATTCGTGGGGGGGTGAAGATCCACTCCTACGCCGAATCGATGGCGCTATTTGCGCCTGGTGAAGATCTTCGCCTGACGATGCCCGATGGGGCGGTTCGTACCCTGACGATCCAGTGGGCCCATCCCCATGGCAGGGGAATTCGCCTGGGCCTTGAACGGGTGACGGACCGCGATCAGGCCGAAAGCCTGGCCGGTGCATCGCTTTTTGTGCCGCGGACCCGGCTTCCCGAACTGGACGATGATACCTACTACTGGTTCGAACTGGTGGGGCTCAGCGTGTACGATACCGACGGCCGGCTACTGGGACGCCTCGACGAAGTGATCCCCACGCCGGCCAACGATGTTTACGTAGTGAAGGGGCAGATCGCTGGACAGTCGAATGAGATGCTGATCCCCGCCATCGGCAGTGTGGTTCGCAGCATCGATCTGGAGCGCCAGACCATGCTGGTGGACCTGCCGGAAGGCCTTTAG
- a CDS encoding KH domain-containing protein — protein sequence MKELIKFIAQELVDYPDQVSVEEIEGNQTSVIELKVAKEDLGKVIGKQGRTARAMRTLLSASAAKIKKRTVLEIIE from the coding sequence ATGAAAGAGCTGATCAAGTTCATTGCGCAAGAGCTGGTGGATTACCCTGATCAGGTTTCCGTTGAGGAGATCGAGGGCAACCAGACCTCCGTCATCGAACTGAAAGTGGCCAAAGAGGATCTGGGTAAGGTGATTGGCAAACAGGGGCGGACGGCACGGGCCATGCGTACCCTGCTCAGTGCGTCGGCCGCCAAGATAAAAAAACGAACCGTTCTTGAAATCATCGAGTAA
- the rpsP gene encoding 30S ribosomal protein S16, which yields MAVKIRLARHGAKKRPFYRIVAADNDSPRDGRFLEKLGTYNPLQDPAQVVLNAERVKYWISQGATPTDTVKTILKREGVFNPAES from the coding sequence ATGGCAGTAAAAATCAGACTGGCCCGCCACGGGGCAAAAAAAAGACCCTTCTACCGCATTGTCGCCGCCGACAACGACAGCCCCAGGGATGGTCGCTTTCTGGAAAAGCTCGGTACTTACAATCCGCTTCAGGATCCGGCCCAGGTCGTGCTGAACGCGGAGCGGGTCAAATACTGGATCAGCCAGGGGGCCACCCCCACCGACACGGTGAAAACGATCCTCAAGCGCGAGGGCGTTTTCAACCCGGCAGAATCATGA
- the ffh gene encoding signal recognition particle protein — translation MFDTLSDKLNSVFKQLKGHGKLSEKNIADGLREVRMALLEADVHYQVVKKLVADIKARALGQEVMGSLTPGQQVVKIVNESLTQLMGETHEELNLAGEKPVAVMLVGLQGSGKTTTAGKLSVMLRKTGKQPYLVPADVYRPAAIDQLKKLGTQLDVPVFDSTPDMDPVKICQEARVAAQKAGCDTLLLDTAGRLHIDDALMEELSRIRTTVRPTDILLVADAMTGQDAVNIAKTFDERLDIGGVVLTKMDGDARGGAALSIRSITGKPIKFIGVGEKLSELEAFHPDRMASRILGMGDVLTIIEKAQEVVDEKKAIELEKKLRKNQFTLEDFRDQMRQIRKMGSLTDILGMIPGMGKIKQMKNLQVDEKELVHIEAIINSMTPRERRQYSIINGSRRKRIAAGSGTRVQDVNRLLKNYAQVMKMMKKINKSGMRGLGRGMLPF, via the coding sequence ATGTTTGACACGTTAAGCGACAAACTAAATTCGGTCTTCAAGCAGCTCAAGGGACATGGCAAGCTTTCTGAAAAGAATATTGCCGACGGGCTGCGGGAAGTCCGCATGGCCCTTCTGGAGGCTGACGTCCACTACCAGGTGGTCAAGAAACTGGTGGCTGACATCAAGGCCCGTGCCCTGGGGCAGGAGGTGATGGGCAGTCTGACCCCTGGCCAGCAGGTGGTCAAGATTGTCAACGAGTCGCTGACCCAGCTCATGGGGGAGACCCACGAGGAGTTGAACCTGGCCGGCGAAAAGCCGGTGGCGGTCATGCTGGTGGGCCTGCAGGGGTCCGGTAAGACCACCACGGCCGGAAAATTGTCGGTGATGCTGCGCAAAACCGGCAAGCAGCCGTACCTGGTGCCGGCGGACGTCTACCGGCCGGCGGCCATCGACCAGCTCAAAAAGCTGGGCACCCAGCTGGATGTACCGGTGTTTGATTCCACGCCGGACATGGATCCGGTCAAAATCTGCCAGGAGGCCCGGGTGGCCGCCCAGAAGGCCGGTTGCGACACCCTGCTGCTGGATACCGCCGGACGGTTGCATATCGACGATGCGTTGATGGAAGAGCTGTCGCGAATTCGTACCACGGTGCGCCCCACGGATATCCTGCTGGTGGCCGATGCCATGACCGGTCAGGATGCGGTGAATATTGCCAAGACCTTTGATGAACGGCTGGACATCGGCGGCGTGGTACTCACCAAAATGGACGGTGACGCCCGGGGCGGTGCAGCCCTGTCGATCCGTTCGATTACCGGTAAACCGATCAAATTCATCGGGGTCGGCGAAAAGCTCAGCGAACTGGAGGCGTTTCATCCGGATCGCATGGCGTCCCGCATTCTCGGCATGGGGGATGTGCTTACCATCATTGAAAAAGCCCAGGAGGTGGTGGACGAAAAGAAAGCCATCGAACTGGAAAAAAAGCTGCGCAAAAATCAGTTCACCCTGGAGGATTTCCGTGACCAGATGCGCCAGATCCGTAAAATGGGGTCGCTGACCGATATCCTGGGAATGATTCCCGGCATGGGCAAGATCAAGCAGATGAAAAATCTGCAGGTGGACGAAAAGGAACTGGTCCACATCGAGGCCATCATCAACTCCATGACCCCCCGGGAACGGCGCCAATACTCGATCATCAACGGCAGTCGCCGCAAACGCATTGCCGCCGGCAGCGGCACTCGCGTTCAGGATGTCAACCGCCTGCTGAAAAATTATGCGCAGGTGATGAAAATGATGAAAAAAATCAATAAAAGCGGCATGCGCGGGTTGGGTCGCGGCATGCTGCCATTCTAA
- the rlmN gene encoding 23S rRNA (adenine(2503)-C(2))-methyltransferase RlmN, with protein sequence MVIISSKIDIKTLSRQQLCDWLAARGIRPFRANQIWQWVYTRQTDRFDEMTNLGKALRADLETAFINPRLEVENEALSQDGSRKLLFRLADGQHIETVLIPEKDHYTLCVSSQVGCAQGCRFCMTAKGGFVRHLSAAEIISQVRDLQKRVDRQGEMPLSNIVVMGMGEPLANYDNLVQALDVITDGDFGLKFSTRRVTVSTAGLVSKLPDLGRDTRVNLAVSLNAVDDETRSRLMPINRRFPLADLITACRDYPLPPRRKITFEYILMKGVNDSLEDARRLVKLLRPVKAKINLIPFNEHPGSDFRRPSSSQISAFQELLAAHHYTVIVRHSKGQDIGAACGQLKAKLVSEGK encoded by the coding sequence ATGGTCATAATATCAAGTAAAATCGACATCAAAACACTTTCCCGGCAGCAGCTTTGCGACTGGCTCGCGGCCCGTGGCATCCGCCCCTTCCGGGCCAACCAGATCTGGCAGTGGGTTTACACGCGCCAGACGGATCGTTTCGACGAGATGACCAACCTGGGAAAAGCGCTGCGCGCCGATCTTGAGACAGCATTCATCAATCCGCGGCTGGAAGTGGAAAACGAGGCGCTCAGCCAGGACGGCTCGCGGAAACTGCTCTTCAGGCTCGCCGACGGGCAGCACATCGAAACCGTGCTGATCCCTGAGAAAGACCATTATACCCTGTGCGTCTCCAGCCAGGTGGGCTGCGCCCAGGGATGCCGGTTCTGCATGACGGCCAAGGGTGGATTCGTGCGCCATCTCTCCGCGGCCGAAATCATCTCCCAGGTCCGCGACCTCCAAAAACGCGTTGACCGCCAGGGGGAGATGCCCCTTTCCAACATTGTCGTCATGGGCATGGGCGAACCGTTGGCCAACTATGACAATCTGGTCCAGGCCCTGGATGTGATCACCGACGGGGATTTCGGCCTCAAGTTTTCCACCCGGCGGGTGACCGTCTCCACCGCCGGCCTGGTTTCAAAGCTGCCGGATCTGGGACGCGACACCCGGGTCAACCTGGCCGTATCCCTGAATGCCGTCGATGACGAGACCCGCAGCCGGCTGATGCCGATCAATCGCCGGTTTCCCCTTGCCGACCTGATCACCGCCTGCCGCGATTATCCCCTGCCCCCCCGGCGTAAGATCACCTTTGAATACATCCTTATGAAAGGCGTCAACGACAGCCTTGAGGATGCCCGGCGCCTGGTCAAGCTGTTGCGCCCGGTCAAGGCCAAAATCAACCTGATCCCCTTCAACGAACACCCGGGCAGCGACTTCCGACGCCCTTCATCTTCCCAGATAAGCGCCTTTCAGGAACTTCTGGCCGCCCATCACTATACGGTCATCGTCCGCCACAGCAAGGGTCAGGACATTGGCGCCGCCTGCGGCCAGCTGAAAGCCAAGTTGGTATCCGAGGGCAAATAA
- a CDS encoding MarR family winged helix-turn-helix transcriptional regulator, with product MDSEIKRLTTRMDVDQYSRRFKALFPELDMNFMVNFGSTMLMLHTLMVLTESYFQSVGTSKGRFLILIRLLAVDSPQGESISELRPFYPITYAAMSGVLDTLEKDGMIERLPHPTDRRKVNIRITDAGRRFMMDFIPKHLANLKTISALLTDDDRARFPEILQKTITGFGRFLSKDTPPSDQAE from the coding sequence ATGGATTCGGAAATCAAGCGGCTGACCACGCGAATGGATGTGGATCAATATTCCCGCCGGTTCAAGGCGCTGTTTCCGGAATTGGACATGAATTTCATGGTGAACTTCGGCAGTACCATGCTGATGCTGCATACCCTCATGGTGTTGACCGAAAGCTACTTCCAGAGCGTCGGAACCTCCAAAGGGCGCTTTCTCATCCTGATTCGTCTGCTCGCCGTTGATTCTCCCCAAGGGGAAAGCATCTCCGAATTACGGCCGTTTTACCCGATTACCTACGCGGCCATGTCCGGCGTCCTGGATACCCTGGAAAAGGACGGCATGATCGAGCGGCTACCCCATCCAACCGACCGCCGCAAGGTGAACATCCGAATCACCGACGCCGGCCGGAGGTTCATGATGGACTTCATTCCGAAGCATCTGGCGAACCTGAAGACCATATCCGCACTGCTCACGGACGATGACCGGGCACGGTTTCCGGAAATCCTGCAGAAAACCATCACCGGTTTCGGCCGGTTTCTTTCGAAAGACACGCCACCGTCGGATCAAGCGGAATGA